Within Pseudomonas brassicacearum, the genomic segment TGGTCACGTCCGATGCAAATGGCTGGTCAAGTCGAATGCAAACAGGTGGTCAACTCAGTGCAATTACCCAGCTGGCTACCGGGTCTATTTCACCTTGCGCAGTGGAGTGGTCATCGTGCTACTGGCCGGTGGTGACAAGTCTTCACAGCGTGCTGATATCCGGCGAGCGAAGAAATCGGCAAAGGAGATTTGAGCATGAGCCAACACCTGACGACATTTGACATGGCGGCACTTCTCGATAGCGACGAAGCAATCAGCGAATACCTTTCTCAGGTGCTGGCTGATGGCGATAGCGAGGAGTTTCTCCGAGCGATTGGCTATGTGGCCAAGGCCCGCGGCATGGCGCAGATCGCTAAAGACTCTGGCATGGGGCGAGAAAGCTTGTACAAGGCGTTCGCACCCGGATCAAAGCCGAGATTTGATACCGTACTCAAGGTCATTCATGCGCTAGGCATTGATCTTCATGCGCAGCCTGGGCATGCAGCTAATCATTCACCGGCCTGACGAACGGATTAGACACCGGGACAAACCACGATTTTGAGTTCGCTTGTAAAATCGGCCCGTCTCATAATCGTAGTCTGCCCCCCGTTTTCCTCTTATGAAACGGGCGGCTTATAAGTCGCCCGTCTTCATTATTCCGCCGCCTGCGCCCGCAATCGTCTTCCAATCACATCCATGACATCACAACCATCGCGTAACGATGTGGTCAGCAATTTGCAAAAATCAGTCAGCACCACCGTGTCTGAGCTGATGTCCGAGCGAAACGCGATATTTTCCAAGACTTGGGTCACCGTGCGGATGCGGTAATCGGCGGTTTCGAAAAGGACGTCCAGAGGCGCTTCGGTGTCGATGAGCAGGGTTGCGGGGATGCAGTCGATGCCGGTGATGGGCATGTATCGGGTCATGAGCAGTACCTTCATTCAATTGATAAGGACTACCACTCAAACGTCGCCAAACGAATGGGGTGGCAGCTGTGCTCGGGTTGGCGAACCGGGAATGAAAGCGAACCGGCAGACTCGAAAGTCTCCCGCACACAGCTGCCATAAAGCAGTCTGCAACTGCAAAAAAGCCCCGCAGTGTAGCAGGAGCTTCTGCGCTTCATTCAGTCGAGTCGCCAAACCCGAATCGCCATCTCGGCGACAGAGGGACAATAAGCTGCGCACCTTGATGCTGCAATGCGCTGGCTTCCGAGGTTTGTGTAGGAATTTGCGTCAATGCCCCTCGCGACGCTCGTTTGAGTCGTCATAAGCCGCAGCGAAGGGGCGTAGGGGAAAGGAGACGGAAAAGAGGACAGTTTTTTCCCAAACCAGCCCAAAAAAAGACTTTCAGCGCGGCGAAATAAATCTGTCCCCTTTTTCGGCTAGCGAATCCATTCGATAAAAATTCTCAGCGCAGCGGAAACCGGGGACAGACCACGATTTGAGCTCACTTGTAATCGGCCCATCTAATAATCGTGGCCTGTCCCCGCTTTCCCCGCTGCGGTTGACTGGACTTGAGCCTGCATGAAGATCCTGCACAGTTGTCACTCCAGAATAAAAAGACCAGAATAAAGACCTATTCAGGAGTCATATCCATGCAAAATATTCTGGCCGATGTGGCCGTCAGCGTATCTGAACTCAAGAAGAACCCATCTTCCGTCTTGAGCGGCGCCAATGGCTTGCCTGTGGCCGTGCTGAACCACAACCGCGTTGTGGGCTATATGGTCCCCGCGAATGTTTATGAGGCGATGGTCGAGCGCCTGGACGAACTGGAACTCGTACACCTGGCCAAGGCACGGCTCGACGCCAACGAAACACCTGTTCGCGTATCTCTCGACGATCTGATTGGCGAGGCCGAAGCAGATATAGCCAACGGGCGTTGAGTACGGAGTCGAGTGGGATCCGAAGCGTTGAAAGAACTGCGAAAGCTGGACGGTGCAATTCGTCTCCAGTTTCTCAAAAAGCTTCAGCAGCGGCAGACCGGCCCGCGAGTGCCAGGCGATGCGCTCCACGGCATGAAGGATTGCTACAAGATCAAATTGCGCGGCGCCGGCTACCGACTTGTGTACCGCGTTGAGGATGAGCGAATTGTCATCTTGGTGCTAGCCGTCGGTAAGCGCGAGCGAAGCTCGGTGTACGAGCAGGCTGGGAACCGATAGACGCGTACCGAAAAAGCCCGCGCATCAGCGGGCTATCAGTGACTTCCACTATATAGGTTTCCCCAAACCCCAGACGCAAAAAAGGGCCAACCTCTCGGTTGACCCTTCTAGACCGCCCAGCAGAGCGGATTTTGTTTGGTAGGCGCGATTGGACTCGAACCAACGACCCCCACCATGTCAAG encodes:
- a CDS encoding addiction module antidote protein, coding for MSQHLTTFDMAALLDSDEAISEYLSQVLADGDSEEFLRAIGYVAKARGMAQIAKDSGMGRESLYKAFAPGSKPRFDTVLKVIHALGIDLHAQPGHAANHSPA
- a CDS encoding type II toxin-antitoxin system Phd/YefM family antitoxin; its protein translation is MQNILADVAVSVSELKKNPSSVLSGANGLPVAVLNHNRVVGYMVPANVYEAMVERLDELELVHLAKARLDANETPVRVSLDDLIGEAEADIANGR
- a CDS encoding type II toxin-antitoxin system RelE family toxin — encoded protein: MGSEALKELRKLDGAIRLQFLKKLQQRQTGPRVPGDALHGMKDCYKIKLRGAGYRLVYRVEDERIVILVLAVGKRERSSVYEQAGNR